A DNA window from Leptolyngbya sp. KIOST-1 contains the following coding sequences:
- a CDS encoding TPM domain-containing protein, protein MWIKSVTDRSLWRVGPGRSRYWLLGLVSAIALLLLALAGPAQAAYPAFLDAYVNDYGQVLSDGEKSLARAQLDQFRRRTGVHAVLLTVNSIYDYGTGDAALEPFATNLFNTWGIGDAGRNDGILLLVAPGDRQVRIELGMGYDRSYDRVAQAIVDDAMLPQFRQGNIGQGTLIGVNQIVQKFDPSSPPAVNPVLAYLPPELTEWVSPQVAIGGGLAAGGVGLFAGGLALKRLQRYRPRHCGLLQGVHTITGCAIC, encoded by the coding sequence ATGTGGATCAAGTCTGTCACTGACCGATCGCTTTGGAGAGTGGGGCCAGGGCGATCGCGCTATTGGCTACTGGGGCTAGTGAGCGCGATCGCCCTGTTGCTGCTTGCGCTCGCGGGTCCAGCCCAGGCGGCTTATCCTGCTTTTTTAGATGCCTATGTCAACGACTATGGCCAGGTGCTCAGCGACGGCGAAAAGAGCTTGGCCAGGGCTCAGCTAGACCAGTTTCGCCGTCGCACTGGAGTCCACGCGGTGCTGCTGACGGTAAACTCGATCTACGACTACGGCACGGGCGATGCCGCCCTCGAACCCTTTGCCACCAACCTGTTCAATACCTGGGGGATTGGCGATGCCGGACGCAACGACGGCATTTTGCTGCTGGTGGCCCCCGGCGATCGCCAGGTCCGCATCGAGCTGGGCATGGGCTACGATCGCAGCTACGACCGGGTCGCCCAGGCCATCGTAGACGACGCCATGCTGCCCCAGTTCAGGCAGGGCAATATTGGCCAGGGCACGCTGATCGGCGTCAACCAAATTGTCCAGAAGTTTGACCCCAGCAGTCCGCCAGCGGTCAACCCGGTGCTGGCCTACCTGCCTCCCGAACTAACCGAATGGGTGTCGCCCCAGGTTGCAATTGGCGGCGGCCTGGCGGCGGGCGGAGTCGGCCTATTTGCGGGAGGGTTGGCCCTCAAGCGGCTACAGCGATACCGCCCGCGCCACTGCGGCCTGCTGCAGGGCGTTCACACAATAACTGGGTGCGCAATCTGCTGA
- a CDS encoding amylo-alpha-1,6-glucosidase, whose translation MTESFPQDALETSSTAALNHSSLKIVEVDGRTFAPAQQVPIPEWPCTTTRRQQPTLTLKDNDLFIITDTLGNIACGDDQSASSLGLFCRDTRFLSRLELQVEGLPPILLSSTAQRGFALSALCANPYISPEHGRREIRAETIGIQRDLVLQGGLFEELTLTNYSTGPVEFELSLSFDADFADLFEIRGRVRQQTGTLLRSVRLPEGAAVPMPSLPDGAVPGAGDELTLAYQGVDQLLMEARIQFYQRPPDQLKGYTAIWRVELQPQATEILGYRLQPFLDGHPASTVGLPATLSQAVAAETMEEQQWREGVTHIRTDNRALNQIIERAEQDTYLLGQTFGDGKVLSAGIPWFATLFGRDSLIAAMQTLMFNPALARQTLTVLAEYQGQKNDDWREEEPGKILHELRFGEMSRSGEVPHTPYYGTVDATPLWLMLYADYYAWKGDRPLLDQLWPHALAAMDWIDRSMEPTGYVTYFCKSPGGLRNQGWKDSGDCIVDAAGNLAQGAIALSEVQGYVYAAKVRLAPLAELQDRPDLRDRWQSDAASLKARFAQDFWLEDEGYVALALDGHGNPVDSITSNPGHCLGLGIFSPEKARSVAERLLAPDMFSGWGIRTLSSSNPAYNPMGYHVGSVWPHDNGMIAAGLRALGYTDQALEIAQGIFDMTLVQPYQCPPELFCGFERTPNSRPVRYPVACSPQAWATGTVFQLLQIMVNLVPDAANNCLRIVQPTLPASVSYMAIDNFKVGQTLLDLEFERSHEATACRVVRKRGNLRVVIEV comes from the coding sequence ATGACCGAGTCTTTCCCTCAGGACGCGCTAGAAACCAGCTCAACTGCCGCCCTCAACCATTCATCCCTCAAGATTGTCGAGGTGGATGGGCGCACCTTTGCCCCGGCCCAGCAGGTGCCGATCCCGGAATGGCCCTGCACCACCACCCGGCGGCAGCAGCCGACGCTGACCCTCAAGGACAACGACCTGTTTATCATCACCGACACCCTGGGCAACATTGCCTGTGGCGATGACCAGTCCGCCTCTAGCCTGGGGTTGTTTTGCCGCGACACCCGGTTTCTCAGCCGATTGGAGCTGCAAGTGGAGGGGCTGCCGCCGATTTTGCTCAGCAGCACCGCCCAGCGGGGGTTTGCCCTGTCGGCCCTCTGCGCCAACCCGTATATCTCTCCAGAGCATGGCCGCCGCGAAATTCGGGCTGAGACCATTGGCATTCAGCGGGATCTGGTGCTGCAAGGGGGGCTGTTTGAGGAACTCACCCTGACCAACTACAGTACCGGGCCGGTAGAATTCGAGCTCAGCCTCAGCTTTGACGCCGACTTTGCCGACCTGTTTGAAATTCGGGGGCGGGTGCGGCAGCAAACAGGCACCCTGCTGCGATCCGTTCGCCTCCCGGAGGGTGCGGCGGTCCCCATGCCCTCCCTGCCCGATGGCGCGGTGCCGGGGGCAGGGGACGAACTCACCCTGGCTTACCAGGGGGTTGACCAGCTGCTGATGGAGGCGAGAATTCAGTTTTACCAGCGGCCCCCCGACCAGCTGAAGGGCTATACGGCGATCTGGCGGGTGGAGCTGCAACCCCAGGCCACCGAAATTTTGGGCTACCGGCTGCAGCCCTTTCTCGACGGCCACCCGGCCTCCACCGTGGGCCTGCCCGCCACCCTCAGCCAGGCGGTGGCGGCGGAAACCATGGAGGAGCAGCAGTGGCGCGAGGGGGTGACCCACATTCGCACCGACAACCGGGCGCTGAACCAGATCATCGAGCGGGCCGAGCAGGACACCTACCTGCTGGGGCAGACCTTTGGCGACGGCAAGGTGCTGTCGGCGGGCATTCCCTGGTTTGCCACGCTGTTTGGCCGCGACTCGCTGATTGCGGCGATGCAGACGTTGATGTTTAACCCCGCCCTGGCGCGGCAGACCCTGACGGTGCTGGCCGAGTACCAGGGCCAAAAAAATGACGACTGGCGCGAAGAAGAGCCGGGCAAAATTCTCCATGAGCTGCGGTTTGGCGAGATGTCGCGCAGCGGCGAGGTGCCCCACACCCCCTACTACGGCACGGTGGATGCCACCCCCCTGTGGCTGATGCTCTACGCCGACTACTACGCCTGGAAGGGCGATCGCCCCCTGCTCGACCAGTTGTGGCCCCACGCCCTGGCCGCCATGGACTGGATCGATCGCAGTATGGAGCCCACGGGCTATGTCACCTATTTCTGCAAATCGCCGGGGGGCCTGCGCAACCAGGGCTGGAAGGACTCCGGCGACTGTATCGTCGATGCGGCGGGGAACCTGGCCCAGGGGGCGATCGCCCTTTCCGAAGTGCAGGGCTATGTCTACGCCGCCAAGGTGCGGCTGGCCCCTTTGGCCGAGCTGCAGGACCGCCCCGATCTGCGCGATCGCTGGCAAAGCGACGCCGCCAGCCTCAAAGCTCGCTTTGCTCAAGATTTCTGGCTGGAGGATGAGGGCTATGTGGCCCTTGCCCTCGACGGCCACGGCAACCCGGTGGACAGCATCACCTCCAACCCTGGCCACTGCCTGGGCCTGGGCATTTTCTCGCCAGAAAAAGCCCGCAGCGTGGCGGAGCGCTTGCTGGCCCCGGACATGTTTAGCGGCTGGGGCATTCGCACCCTCAGCAGCAGCAACCCCGCCTACAATCCCATGGGCTACCACGTGGGCTCGGTGTGGCCCCACGACAACGGCATGATTGCCGCCGGGCTGCGCGCCCTGGGCTACACCGACCAGGCGCTGGAAATTGCCCAGGGCATCTTTGACATGACCCTTGTGCAACCTTACCAGTGCCCACCGGAGCTGTTTTGCGGCTTTGAGCGCACCCCCAACAGTCGCCCGGTGCGCTACCCGGTGGCCTGTTCGCCCCAGGCCTGGGCCACGGGCACGGTGTTTCAGCTGTTGCAGATTATGGTCAACCTGGTGCCCGATGCGGCCAACAACTGCCTGCGGATTGTGCAGCCCACCCTGCCCGCCTCGGTCAGCTACATGGCGATCGACAACTTTAAGGTGGGGCAGACGCTGCTGGATCTGGAGTTTGAGCGATCCCACGAGGCCACCGCCTGCCGTGTGGTGCGCAAGCGGGGCAACCTGCGGGTGGTGATTGAGGTTTAG
- a CDS encoding glycosyltransferase family 4 protein has product MRVAQVTPLWEQVPPLAYGGTEMVVSLLTEELVRRGHQVTLFASGDSQTQALLEPGCDRALRPLGVLPPAYAGYEQRQLGHVFGHASDFDIIHSHMDAAALAPTHHSQTPVVHTLHGPFTAASEQIFGQYRQQNLVTVSRSQQRPELGLNYVATVYNAIALEQFNFYPQPQAPPYLAFLGRMSVEKGPHLAIAIAQRLGWPLKMAGKVDAEDQAFFDREVAPHIDGEQIVYLGEVSQSQKKPLIGHATATLFPITWPEPFGLVMAESMASGTPVVAMALGSAPEVVAHGETGFLCHSVEDCVAAVGQIHQISRQACRDHVALNFGVGRMVDGYEAVYRAVIGQRDRSVSETRDRDMRPRRPDLSST; this is encoded by the coding sequence ATGCGCGTTGCCCAGGTTACCCCGCTGTGGGAGCAGGTTCCCCCCTTGGCCTACGGAGGCACAGAGATGGTGGTGAGTTTGCTCACCGAAGAGCTGGTGCGCCGAGGGCACCAGGTGACGCTGTTTGCCTCGGGCGATTCGCAGACGCAGGCGCTGCTAGAGCCGGGGTGCGATCGCGCCCTGCGGCCCCTCGGCGTGCTGCCCCCCGCCTACGCTGGCTACGAGCAGCGCCAGCTGGGCCATGTCTTTGGCCACGCCAGCGATTTCGACATCATTCACTCCCACATGGATGCGGCGGCCCTAGCCCCCACCCACCATAGCCAAACCCCGGTGGTGCACACCCTGCACGGGCCGTTTACCGCCGCCTCTGAGCAAATTTTTGGCCAGTATCGGCAGCAGAATTTAGTCACCGTGTCCAGATCGCAGCAGCGGCCTGAGCTGGGGCTTAACTATGTGGCGACGGTGTACAACGCCATCGCCCTAGAGCAGTTTAATTTTTACCCCCAGCCCCAAGCCCCGCCCTACCTAGCCTTTTTGGGCCGTATGTCGGTGGAAAAAGGCCCCCACCTGGCGATCGCGATCGCCCAGCGCCTTGGCTGGCCGCTGAAGATGGCGGGCAAGGTCGATGCTGAAGATCAGGCCTTTTTTGATCGCGAGGTGGCCCCCCACATCGACGGCGAGCAAATTGTGTACCTGGGCGAGGTCAGCCAATCGCAGAAAAAACCCCTGATCGGCCACGCCACGGCAACGCTGTTTCCGATTACCTGGCCCGAGCCCTTTGGCCTGGTAATGGCCGAATCCATGGCCAGCGGCACCCCGGTGGTTGCCATGGCCCTGGGCTCGGCCCCGGAGGTGGTGGCCCACGGCGAGACCGGCTTTCTGTGCCACAGCGTGGAAGACTGCGTCGCGGCGGTGGGGCAAATTCACCAGATTAGTCGCCAGGCCTGCCGCGACCATGTGGCGCTCAACTTTGGCGTGGGGCGCATGGTAGATGGCTACGAGGCGGTGTACCGCGCGGTGATCGGCCAGCGCGATCGCTCCGTCAGCGAAACCCGCGATCGCGATATGCGCCCCCGCCGCCCCGATCTATCGTCTACTTAG
- a CDS encoding fatty acid desaturase, with the protein MRHDPNPDPLAGVLIASGMVLVWMLSLGLLLAVDLGQRQWLWVLPAVLGRTYSQTGLFILAHDAIHGVIAPGDRRLNHAIGRLAVTLYALLPYQKLSLNHWQHHRYPGQAQDPDFHDGTHRSFFLWYWRFMEGYMNGRERAAMLFKIIAIVLVARFGLHIAIANLALFWFVPIVLSSLQLFFFGTYLPHRSETAGGTHHAVSSNYPFVISLLTCYHFGYHWEHHEYPNLPWYSLPSIRRQQQQHQVNH; encoded by the coding sequence ATGCGGCATGACCCAAACCCAGATCCTTTGGCGGGGGTTTTAATTGCCTCGGGGATGGTGTTGGTCTGGATGTTAAGTCTGGGGTTGCTCCTGGCGGTTGACCTGGGGCAGCGTCAATGGCTGTGGGTTCTGCCGGCGGTTTTAGGGCGCACCTACAGTCAAACCGGCCTGTTTATTCTGGCCCACGATGCCATTCACGGGGTGATTGCACCGGGCGATCGCCGCCTGAACCACGCCATTGGGCGCCTAGCCGTCACGCTCTACGCCCTGCTGCCCTACCAAAAGCTCTCGCTCAACCACTGGCAGCACCACCGATATCCTGGCCAAGCCCAGGATCCCGACTTCCACGATGGCACTCACCGCAGCTTTTTTCTCTGGTATTGGCGATTTATGGAGGGCTATATGAACGGCAGAGAAAGAGCCGCCATGCTGTTCAAAATCATCGCCATCGTGCTGGTGGCTCGGTTTGGGCTGCACATTGCGATCGCCAATCTAGCCCTGTTCTGGTTTGTGCCGATCGTGCTCAGCTCATTGCAGCTGTTCTTTTTTGGCACCTATCTCCCCCACCGCTCAGAAACCGCTGGGGGCACCCACCATGCCGTTAGCAGCAACTATCCGTTTGTGATTTCACTGCTGACCTGCTACCACTTTGGCTACCACTGGGAGCACCACGAATACCCCAATCTGCCCTGGTATAGCCTGCCTTCCATCCGTCGCCAGCAACAGCAGCATCAGGTCAATCACTAG
- a CDS encoding NACHT domain-containing protein translates to MPVFMALREFAEATKRGDDLSLFSYLHQTLLTTGITAPQLETLLTEGRLLILMDGLDEVLNQDINAVLREIRRFSDQYHRNRYVISCRTAAQKLALRGFTDVEIAPFSPAQIATFAQKWFVALGRAATPEGQAQAAEFMEKLDLPENWQFRQLVVTPLFLHLACWVFQGEGQFPSKRTAFYKQGLDLLLGKWDETKGVERDDAYRGFLLPQKMRLLSQLAAVTFEQGQYFFEQRTIEQYIEDYLQNLPGANLEPEELQLESEAMLKAIEAQHGLLIERARGIFSFSYLAFQEYLTARKIVATHNLSALEQALGGLVSHITDPHWHEVFLLTAAMLRSADSLVQLMKQEIDALVAQDPHLQDFLRWASEKSQTVPPEPKLATTRAFYLALAQSPRAADQFALASTLDQGIFLDAALENLLMEFAIDHSQDFAYAHACSEALKNILVMVLDAGFYKSLQQIKDQLPASNQHQERLQAWWQDNYSTWVEQLKSTIMHYRNIHHPWQFSPEQEQVLKRYYDANQLLVDCLNSNCEVTATIRQEIEATLLLPQKELEDREWQGE, encoded by the coding sequence GTGCCCGTCTTTATGGCCCTGCGGGAGTTTGCCGAAGCCACCAAGCGCGGGGACGACCTCAGCCTGTTCAGCTATCTGCACCAAACGCTGCTGACCACCGGTATCACCGCCCCCCAGCTCGAAACCCTGCTCACCGAAGGCCGCCTGCTGATCCTGATGGACGGCCTGGATGAGGTGCTCAACCAGGATATCAACGCCGTTCTGCGAGAGATCCGCCGGTTTTCCGACCAGTACCACCGCAATCGCTACGTAATCTCCTGCCGCACGGCAGCCCAAAAGCTGGCCCTGCGCGGCTTTACCGATGTCGAAATCGCCCCCTTTAGCCCGGCGCAGATTGCTACCTTTGCCCAAAAGTGGTTTGTGGCCCTGGGCCGGGCCGCCACCCCCGAAGGACAGGCCCAGGCGGCGGAGTTTATGGAAAAGCTGGACTTGCCCGAAAACTGGCAGTTTCGCCAGCTGGTGGTCACGCCTTTGTTTTTGCACCTGGCCTGCTGGGTGTTTCAGGGGGAAGGGCAGTTTCCCAGCAAGCGCACCGCCTTTTATAAACAGGGCCTCGACCTGCTGCTGGGCAAGTGGGATGAGACCAAGGGCGTGGAGCGCGACGACGCCTATCGCGGGTTTTTGCTGCCCCAAAAAATGCGGCTGCTGAGTCAGCTGGCCGCCGTCACCTTCGAGCAGGGGCAGTACTTTTTTGAGCAGCGCACCATCGAGCAGTACATCGAAGACTACCTGCAAAATTTGCCAGGGGCAAACCTGGAGCCCGAAGAACTCCAGCTGGAAAGTGAGGCCATGCTGAAGGCGATCGAGGCCCAGCACGGGCTGCTGATCGAGCGGGCGCGGGGGATTTTTTCGTTTTCCTACCTGGCGTTTCAGGAATACTTAACGGCGCGCAAGATCGTCGCCACCCACAACCTCAGCGCACTGGAACAGGCCCTGGGCGGGCTGGTCAGCCACATCACCGACCCCCACTGGCACGAGGTATTTTTGCTCACTGCCGCCATGCTGCGCAGCGCCGACTCCCTGGTGCAGCTGATGAAGCAGGAGATCGACGCCCTGGTGGCCCAGGACCCGCACCTGCAAGATTTTTTGCGGTGGGCCAGCGAGAAATCCCAGACGGTTCCCCCCGAACCCAAGCTGGCCACCACCCGCGCCTTTTACCTGGCCCTGGCCCAAAGCCCCCGCGCCGCCGACCAGTTTGCCCTGGCCAGCACCCTCGACCAGGGCATCTTTCTCGATGCGGCGCTGGAAAATTTGCTGATGGAGTTTGCCATTGACCACAGCCAAGATTTTGCCTATGCCCATGCCTGTAGCGAAGCCCTCAAAAATATTCTGGTTATGGTGCTCGATGCGGGGTTTTACAAGTCGCTACAGCAAATTAAAGACCAGCTGCCCGCCTCTAACCAACACCAGGAGCGGCTGCAAGCCTGGTGGCAAGACAACTACTCGACCTGGGTGGAGCAGCTCAAAAGCACGATTATGCACTACCGCAATATTCACCACCCCTGGCAGTTTAGCCCCGAGCAAGAGCAGGTGCTCAAGCGCTACTACGACGCCAACCAGCTGCTGGTGGATTGCCTCAACAGCAACTGCGAAGTGACCGCAACCATTCGACAGGAAATTGAAGCCACGCTGCTGCTGCCCCAGAAGGAGCTGGAGGATCGGGAATGGCAGGGGGAGTGA